A region from the Alnus glutinosa chromosome 5, dhAlnGlut1.1, whole genome shotgun sequence genome encodes:
- the LOC133868548 gene encoding gamma-soluble NSF attachment protein gives MAGSDLEKLMIKADKLTKLSLTRWSADWKSATQLYEQAANGFRLTKNYDKAKEAFEKASKGQEMLSSPWDAAKHMESAAALAKELGKFSEVADFYRRASELYTVCGRSQPASDALAKGARALEDAVPDEAIQLYTDACSILEEDGKEQMAFDLYRDATSVYIKLEKYTDAATFLLRLGLAADKCKATNSKCKAYLSSIIVYLYAHDFKEAEKCYNDCSQVDGFLRSDQGRCASKLLSAYSEGDIEEIKRLAQSSAVSNLDHVIIRLARKLPTGEVSALKSDGVGEQEEALDENDLT, from the exons ATGGCCGGTTCCGATCTCGAGAAGTTGATGATCAAAGCCGACAAACT AACAAAACTCAGTCTTACAAGGTGGAGTGCTGATTGGAAAAGTGCTACTCAGTTGTATGAGCAGGCCG CTAACGGGTTTAGGCTCACCAAGAACTATGACAAAGCAAAAGAAGCATTTGAGAAAGCTTCGAAAGGACAAGAGATGCTTTCTTC ACCCTGGGACGCTGCTAAGCATATGGAATCTGCTGCTGCTCTAGCAAAGGAACTAGGCAAATTCAGCGAAGTTGCTGATTTTTATAGAAGGGCATCTGAGCTATACACTGTCTGTGGGAGATCACAGCCTGCATCGGATGCTCTTGCGAAGGGTGCCCG TGCTCTTGAAGATGCTGTGCCTGATGAAGCTATTCAACTTTACACTGATGCTTGTTCTATTCTCGAAGAGGATGGGAAGGAACAAATGGCCTTTGATCTATATCGTGATGCAACAAGTGTTTATATAAAACTTGAGAA GTATACAGATGCTGCCACTTTCCTATTGAGATTGGGCTTAGCAGCTGATAAATGCAAGGCAACGAATAGCAAATGCAAG GCATATCTTAGCTCAATTATTGTTTACCTCTATGCACATGACTTCAAGGAAGCAGAGAAGTGCTATAATGACTGTTCTCA AGTTGATGGGTTTTTGAGAAGTGACCAGGGCCGTTGTGCTAGTAAGCTTCTTTCTGCTTATTCAGAAGGTGACATTGAAGAAATCAAACGTCTGGCTCAGTCAAGTGCTGTTTCTAATCTTGATCATGTG ATCATCAGGCTTGCTAGGAAACTGCCTACTGGCGAAGTGAGTGCACTAAAGAGTGATGGTGTGGGAGAGCAAGAAGAGGCACTGGATGAAAATGACCTCACTTAA